Proteins from one Pirellulaceae bacterium genomic window:
- a CDS encoding CRTAC1 family protein, whose amino-acid sequence MSPKAPEAREINHDFIDQIVTVPFVLQMTLAALLLISSVGCGRQENVSVEQADAGRPASDLLVDVTQIAGINFVHDAVRKGEFLFPEISGAGCGFLDYDNDGYLDIYFVQSGRNLMQPETAGKPNRLYRNRGDGTFEDVTARSGAGDTGYGQGMACGDYNRDGFVDIYVANVGGPSRLLKNNGNGTFRDVTETAGVANGNWAITPAFFDYDNDGFLDLFVTNYVNWSVEKNLVGKTKNGQRDYVGPRSFPARSAILYHNNGDGTFTDVTAVAGIDKAFGAGMGIICADLNDDGWVDVYVANDSWANQLWINQGDGTFQDQALESGCALSSAGFGLASMGTNAEDLDSDGHLDLFTTNYHAQGAILYLQETKGIFTDATRRVRLFRPTAARTGFGACFLDLFNDGSPCVYIGNGAAIAGGEIDASDNSYAQRDVVLQWSEQESSFADITARIGSSMHSAYTSRGVAVGDYDNDGAVDVLISNNDGPARLLRNVGTQGNHWLMVRCLDHDAKSDVIGAKVLVTVAGKTRRRDVMVNYSYASACDPRIHFGLGSQKVAEQVIVRWPGGAESVWDNVAADQVFVVRKPSS is encoded by the coding sequence ATGTCTCCAAAAGCACCTGAAGCCAGAGAAATAAATCACGACTTTATCGACCAGATAGTAACCGTACCGTTCGTTCTCCAGATGACGCTCGCTGCGTTGCTGCTGATTAGCTCGGTGGGCTGTGGTCGTCAGGAGAATGTTTCCGTCGAGCAAGCGGATGCGGGGCGCCCCGCTTCTGATTTGCTTGTTGACGTTACTCAGATTGCGGGCATCAATTTCGTGCATGACGCGGTTCGTAAGGGAGAGTTTTTATTCCCCGAAATTAGTGGTGCCGGTTGTGGATTTCTCGATTACGACAACGACGGCTACTTGGATATCTACTTCGTGCAAAGTGGACGCAATTTGATGCAGCCGGAAACGGCGGGAAAGCCGAATCGACTCTATCGAAATCGCGGGGATGGTACTTTTGAAGACGTGACTGCCCGGAGCGGTGCGGGCGATACGGGTTACGGTCAGGGGATGGCGTGCGGTGATTACAACCGCGATGGTTTTGTTGATATCTATGTTGCGAATGTCGGTGGGCCCTCGAGATTACTGAAAAACAATGGTAATGGAACCTTTCGCGATGTAACGGAAACAGCTGGTGTTGCGAACGGTAACTGGGCGATTACGCCGGCTTTTTTTGATTATGATAATGACGGATTCCTCGATTTGTTTGTAACCAACTACGTCAACTGGTCGGTAGAAAAAAATCTTGTCGGAAAGACCAAGAATGGGCAACGCGATTATGTTGGACCAAGATCTTTTCCGGCACGCTCCGCCATTCTTTATCACAACAATGGTGATGGTACTTTTACCGATGTGACCGCCGTCGCTGGAATTGATAAGGCGTTTGGCGCTGGCATGGGCATTATTTGTGCCGACCTCAATGATGATGGTTGGGTCGATGTTTATGTCGCAAATGACAGTTGGGCCAATCAATTGTGGATCAATCAGGGAGACGGGACGTTTCAGGACCAGGCACTCGAGAGCGGTTGTGCCCTCAGTAGTGCCGGTTTTGGTTTAGCGAGTATGGGGACCAATGCAGAAGATCTTGATAGCGATGGCCATCTTGATTTGTTTACAACGAACTATCATGCCCAGGGAGCCATTCTCTATCTTCAAGAAACCAAGGGGATTTTTACCGATGCGACGCGACGAGTTCGCCTGTTCCGACCCACCGCTGCTCGCACGGGCTTTGGTGCTTGTTTTCTCGATTTGTTCAACGACGGTTCACCTTGTGTCTACATTGGCAATGGTGCGGCGATTGCGGGAGGTGAAATCGACGCATCCGATAATAGTTACGCGCAAAGAGACGTTGTCTTGCAATGGTCGGAGCAAGAATCAAGCTTCGCAGACATCACCGCTCGAATCGGATCTTCCATGCATTCAGCCTATACGAGTCGCGGTGTGGCTGTCGGCGATTACGACAACGATGGTGCCGTGGATGTGTTGATCTCCAATAACGATGGGCCTGCCCGATTGCTCCGAAACGTGGGGACTCAAGGTAACCATTGGCTGATGGTCCGCTGTTTAGATCATGATGCAAAATCGGATGTCATCGGAGCCAAGGTCTTGGTGACCGTCGCTGGGAAAACACGGCGGCGTGATGTGATGGTCAACTACAGTTATGCATCGGCGTGCGATCCTCGGATCCATTTTGGTTTGGGCTCCCAGAAGGTCGCTGAACAAGTTATCGTGCGATGGCCGGGAGGCGCTGAATCGGTTTGGGACAACGTGGCTGCCGATCAGGTTTTCGTGGTCCGAAAACCTTCTTCTTAG